The following are from one region of the Sandaracinus amylolyticus genome:
- a CDS encoding DUF1015 family protein, translating into MVATIGLTGLRPAPEQVALVTAPPYDVIKKGSKLEALLAARAQSLYHVTLGERPAEAFARLRSDAALIADDEPAYYVYEQRFGAEARTGVFVAAEVTPYAAKQIIRHEKTFDDKVKGRIALARATDHTFGPVFALTQAKIGAVLAKAKSAAPLYHFTTDLQALNDLHGIESRIWRVTQASELGREIQSTLATQPFYIADGHHRYHAALLNPQTHALVYVTEEARIQAYDRVVNGVRKFADIKSALELRPTSTLHTPPKHTFCLYTRDGAYLLDAKTIPTDVVGRLDCSILERELYPQLGLTHSMIQDPKHFDYYPESQIDQMKAVVDRGEYDLAIALHPVSIDELVAVADAGLSNPDIVMPEKSTFFAPKILSGLFVYRHVMK; encoded by the coding sequence ATGGTCGCCACCATCGGTCTCACCGGTCTGCGCCCCGCGCCCGAGCAGGTCGCTCTCGTCACCGCGCCCCCCTACGACGTCATCAAGAAGGGCAGCAAGCTCGAGGCGCTCCTCGCCGCGCGCGCGCAGTCGCTCTATCACGTCACGCTCGGCGAGCGCCCCGCGGAGGCCTTCGCGCGACTCCGCTCCGACGCCGCGCTGATCGCCGACGACGAGCCCGCCTACTACGTCTACGAGCAGCGCTTCGGCGCCGAAGCTCGCACCGGCGTCTTCGTCGCGGCCGAGGTCACGCCCTACGCGGCGAAGCAGATCATCCGCCACGAGAAGACCTTCGACGACAAGGTGAAGGGCCGCATCGCCCTCGCGCGCGCCACCGATCACACCTTCGGTCCCGTCTTCGCGCTCACCCAGGCGAAGATCGGCGCCGTCCTCGCGAAGGCCAAGAGCGCCGCGCCGCTCTACCACTTCACGACCGACCTCCAGGCGCTCAACGACCTGCACGGCATCGAGTCGCGCATCTGGCGCGTCACCCAGGCGAGCGAGCTCGGCCGCGAGATCCAGTCGACGCTCGCGACCCAGCCCTTCTACATCGCCGACGGCCACCACCGTTATCACGCGGCGCTGCTCAACCCGCAGACCCACGCGCTCGTCTACGTCACCGAGGAAGCGCGCATCCAGGCCTACGACCGCGTCGTCAACGGCGTGCGGAAGTTCGCGGACATCAAGAGCGCGCTCGAGCTGCGTCCCACCAGCACGCTCCACACGCCGCCGAAGCACACGTTCTGTCTCTACACCCGAGACGGCGCGTACCTCCTCGACGCCAAGACGATCCCCACCGACGTCGTCGGCCGCCTCGACTGCTCGATCCTCGAGCGCGAGCTCTATCCGCAGCTCGGCCTGACGCACTCGATGATCCAGGACCCGAAGCACTTCGACTACTACCCCGAGTCGCAGATCGATCAGATGAAGGCGGTCGTCGATCGCGGCGAGTACGACCTCGCGATCGCGCTGCACCCGGTGTCGATCGACGAGCTCGTCGCGGTGGCCGACGCGGGCCTCTCGAACCCCGACATCGTCATGCCGGAGAAGAGCACCTTCTTCGCGCCGAAGATCCTCAGCGGCCTCTTCGTGTACCGCCACGTCATGAAGTAG